In a single window of the Pseudomonas sp. B21-015 genome:
- the rnpA gene encoding ribonuclease P protein component, whose product MSQDFSREKRLLTPRHFKAVFDSPTGKVPGKNLLLLARNNDLDHPRLGLVIGKKSVKLSVERNRLKRLMRESFRLNQDSLVGWDIVIVARKGLGDVENPELIQHFGKLWKRLARSKPVPAVKTETVGVDSPDA is encoded by the coding sequence GTGAGTCAGGACTTCAGTCGGGAAAAGCGTCTGCTTACTCCCCGGCATTTCAAGGCAGTCTTTGACTCCCCTACCGGCAAGGTTCCGGGGAAAAATCTCCTGCTCCTTGCGCGCAACAACGACCTTGATCACCCCCGTCTCGGGCTGGTTATCGGGAAAAAGAGCGTAAAGCTCTCCGTCGAGCGCAATCGCCTCAAACGTCTGATGCGCGAATCGTTTCGCCTGAACCAGGATTCACTGGTCGGTTGGGACATTGTTATCGTCGCGCGCAAAGGTTTGGGTGACGTAGAAAACCCCGAATTGATTCAGCATTTCGGCAAACTCTGGAAACGTCTGGCACGCAGCAAGCCGGTACCAGCAGTCAAAACCGAAACTGTAGGGGTAGACAGTCCCGATGCGTAA
- the yidD gene encoding membrane protein insertion efficiency factor YidD: protein MRKLALVPIQFYRYAISPLMASHCRFYPSCSCYAYEAIENHGLLRGGWLTFRRLGRCHPWNPGGYDPVPPIPTSRSSSMAE, encoded by the coding sequence ATGCGTAAACTGGCACTCGTTCCGATCCAGTTTTATCGCTATGCCATTAGTCCCCTGATGGCCAGTCACTGTCGTTTCTACCCCAGTTGTTCCTGCTACGCGTATGAAGCCATAGAAAATCATGGCCTTCTGCGCGGTGGCTGGCTGACCTTTCGTCGTTTAGGTCGCTGTCATCCGTGGAATCCCGGTGGTTATGACCCGGTTCCACCTATCCCTACCTCCCGTTCTTCTTCGATGGCCGAGTAA